The Chloroflexus aggregans DSM 9485 genome segment TTGCTGCCGGGCGACCACCAAAAGCGGTCACGGTTACTCGATCGAGATTAGTCAACGCGATGTAGCCAAACGCTGCCGCAATTTGACGAGCATAGTGCAGTTTTTCCGGTTCACCCCATGCCATGCTACGACTGGTATCCACCAATAAGTGGACATTAAGCTCCTCTTCAGCGACGAACAGCTTCAGATAAAAGCGCTCGGCGCGGGCATACAGATTCCAGTCGATCTGGCGAATATCATCACCGGATGTGTACGGGCGAAAATCGGCAAACTCAACCGACGAGCCACGCTTCGGACTCCGCCGCTCACCTTGCAGATCACCGGCCATCGCCCGTCGCGTTTGCAACGCCAGCCGATCAAGCTTACGCAAGAAGGCGGCTGTCAGCAGTGGCTCGGCCATCATTCCTCCTTAACAGCCTCAAGCACGCCTTTTACCACTTCATCGGCGCTGACACCTTCAGCTTGTGCTTCAAAGTTAAGCACAACCCGATGGCGTAATGCCGGCAGGGCGGCCAGGCGAATATCACCAAACGAAACGTTGTAACGGCCATCGAGCAAAGCCAGAATCTTACCGGCCAAAATCAGGGTCTGCATACCGCGTGGTGAAGCGCCGTAGCGCACATACTGCCTGGTAATAGCCGGAGCATCTTTACTCTCAGGATGGGTGGCTGTAATCAGGCGCGCAGCGTAAGCCAGCACGTGACTGGCAATCGGCACGGTACGGGCCAACGCCTGCATTTGCATAATAATAGAACCGTCGGCGACGTGCCGCGCTGCCGGTTGCCGAGCACTGGTAGTACGCTGCGCGATCTCGACTAACTCGGCTGCGGATGGGAAGGCGACATTAATCTTGAAAAAGAAGCGGTCAAGCTGGGCTTCCGGCAATGGATATGTTCCCTCCATTTCAAGCGGATTCTGCGTTGCCAAGACAAAAAACGGTCGTGGCAATTGGTGAATCGTCTTGGCAACCGTCACAGTACGCTCTTGCATCGCTTCGAGCAACGCCGATTGCGTTTTAGGTGTCGCACGGTTGATCTCATCGGCCAACACCAGATTAGCGAAGATTGGCCCCGGCTCGAAGCGGAACATCTTGTGACCATGCTCATCTTCGCTGATCAAGGTCGTCCCGACAATATCGGCCGGCATGAGGTCGGGCGTAAACTGGATACGCGAGAATTTACAGTCGAT includes the following:
- a CDS encoding AAA family ATPase, with translation MTNAADAAITITPEEFRQRAQQIEAEVAQVIVGQHELIRQVIVTLLAGGNALLEGVPGLAKTTLVRTLADVIDCKFSRIQFTPDLMPADIVGTTLISEDEHGHKMFRFEPGPIFANLVLADEINRATPKTQSALLEAMQERTVTVAKTIHQLPRPFFVLATQNPLEMEGTYPLPEAQLDRFFFKINVAFPSAAELVEIAQRTTSARQPAARHVADGSIIMQMQALARTVPIASHVLAYAARLITATHPESKDAPAITRQYVRYGASPRGMQTLILAGKILALLDGRYNVSFGDIRLAALPALRHRVVLNFEAQAEGVSADEVVKGVLEAVKEE